In a single window of the Streptomyces sp. NBC_00353 genome:
- a CDS encoding MFS transporter — MPGWLVALLAVASGMTVANLYYAQPLLSTLSGVFHTSTATAGALITLTQVGYVIGMLFLVPLGDRLEKRNLVTALLAVTTLALVAAGLATSFPMLLIASLVSGATSVVAQILVPFAASLAPDHTRGRIVGRVMSGLLTGILLSRTLSSLISDLAGWRVVFLGSAALMALLAIALRTALPQHAPTTTLPYRHVLRSTIQLVCTQPALVRRGLYQAAMFGAFSAFWTTVSFVLTGPDFHYSQIGVGIFALVGAAGAAIAPLAGHWADRGLIRPMTGTAFTVTALAFALAGLGQHNIVLIALAAILIDMAVQTTLILGQHTVYQLDPDARARLNSAFIAMFFIGGAAGSQLGSIAYRAEGWTGLTLLGGVLPLLALLYWTTERRQRRVAESTTVNS, encoded by the coding sequence GTGCCGGGCTGGCTGGTCGCGCTTTTGGCTGTTGCGTCCGGCATGACCGTCGCCAACCTGTACTACGCCCAGCCCCTGCTGTCCACGCTGAGCGGCGTCTTCCACACCAGCACAGCCACGGCCGGTGCGCTGATCACGCTCACCCAGGTCGGCTACGTGATCGGCATGCTCTTCCTGGTCCCGCTCGGCGACCGCCTGGAAAAACGCAACCTTGTCACCGCCCTCCTGGCAGTCACCACCCTCGCCCTCGTGGCGGCCGGACTGGCCACCAGCTTCCCCATGCTGCTGATCGCCTCGCTGGTCAGCGGCGCCACCTCGGTCGTCGCCCAGATCCTGGTCCCCTTCGCCGCGAGCCTCGCCCCCGACCACACCCGCGGCCGCATCGTCGGCCGCGTGATGAGCGGACTGCTCACCGGCATCCTCCTCTCCCGCACACTGAGCAGCCTGATCTCCGATCTCGCCGGCTGGCGCGTCGTCTTCCTCGGCTCCGCCGCCCTCATGGCCCTGCTGGCCATCGCCCTGCGCACGGCCCTGCCACAACACGCCCCCACCACGACCCTCCCTTACCGCCACGTGCTCCGCTCCACCATCCAACTGGTGTGCACCCAGCCCGCGCTGGTACGCCGCGGTCTCTACCAAGCAGCAATGTTCGGCGCGTTCAGCGCCTTCTGGACCACCGTCTCCTTCGTCCTGACCGGCCCCGACTTCCACTACTCACAGATCGGAGTCGGCATCTTCGCACTCGTCGGCGCAGCAGGCGCCGCCATAGCCCCGCTCGCCGGGCACTGGGCCGACCGCGGCCTCATACGCCCCATGACCGGAACCGCCTTCACGGTCACCGCACTTGCCTTCGCACTCGCGGGCCTCGGCCAGCACAACATCGTCCTCATCGCCCTCGCCGCCATCCTCATCGACATGGCTGTACAGACCACCCTCATCCTCGGCCAGCACACCGTCTACCAACTCGACCCCGACGCGCGCGCACGCCTCAACAGCGCCTTCATCGCCATGTTCTTCATCGGCGGCGCAGCCGGCTCCCAACTCGGATCCATCGCCTACCGCGCCGAAGGCTGGACCGGACTCACGCTCCTGGGTGGAGTCCTCCCCCTGCTCGCCCTTCTCTACTGGACCACCGAACGCCGACAGCGTCGGGTGGCTGAGTCGACCACGGTGAACTCGTAA
- a CDS encoding aldehyde dehydrogenase family protein encodes MSAQKTIHVGGEWREAASGATREILDPVDATAFTVVAEGGVADTDAAVAAARAAFDKGPWPHTPVAERAALLRRVADLLERDREKIGALECRDAGKTLEEGRVDVDCVRDAFRYFADLVMNESGGRVVDAGSDEIHSVVVHEPVGVCGLITPWNYPLLQASWKIAPALAAGNTFVIKPSEITPLTTVALVALLVEAGLPAGVANIVTGAGAAVGARIADHPDVDLVSFTGGLASGTKVMRAVADTVKKVALELGGKNPNVVFADACATDEGFDTAVDQALNAAFIHSGQVCSAGSRLIIEESVRDRFVTELALRATRIRIGRGTDDGVECGPLVSEQQLVRTEEFVASALKEGAVLRAGGERPEGPGYFYRPTVLDHCDRSMRVVREEIFGPVLTVETFRTEDEAVALANDTEYGLAGAVWTADAGRGRRVAGRLRHGTVWINDFHPYLPQAEWGGFGKSGIGRELGPTGLAEYREAKHIYQNLAPRPVRWFAG; translated from the coding sequence GTGTCGGCACAAAAGACCATCCACGTGGGCGGAGAGTGGCGAGAAGCCGCCTCCGGCGCCACGCGCGAGATTCTCGACCCCGTCGACGCGACGGCGTTCACCGTCGTCGCGGAGGGTGGCGTCGCGGACACGGACGCCGCCGTCGCCGCAGCCAGGGCGGCCTTCGACAAGGGCCCCTGGCCGCACACGCCCGTCGCGGAGCGGGCGGCATTGCTCAGACGGGTGGCCGACCTGCTGGAGCGCGACCGGGAGAAGATCGGCGCTCTGGAGTGCCGGGACGCCGGCAAGACGCTCGAAGAGGGACGCGTCGACGTGGACTGCGTGCGCGACGCCTTCCGCTACTTCGCCGACCTCGTCATGAACGAGAGCGGCGGACGCGTCGTCGACGCCGGATCCGACGAGATTCACAGCGTCGTCGTGCACGAGCCCGTCGGAGTCTGCGGACTCATCACGCCGTGGAACTACCCGCTGCTCCAAGCCAGTTGGAAGATCGCGCCTGCACTCGCCGCGGGCAACACCTTTGTGATCAAGCCCAGTGAGATCACGCCGCTGACCACCGTTGCCCTCGTCGCGCTGCTCGTCGAGGCCGGACTGCCCGCAGGTGTGGCCAACATCGTCACCGGTGCCGGTGCCGCCGTCGGTGCCCGGATCGCCGACCACCCCGACGTCGATCTCGTCTCCTTCACCGGCGGACTCGCCAGCGGTACGAAGGTGATGCGGGCCGTCGCGGACACCGTCAAGAAGGTCGCGCTCGAACTCGGCGGCAAGAACCCCAACGTGGTGTTCGCGGACGCGTGCGCCACCGACGAGGGCTTCGACACCGCCGTCGACCAGGCACTGAACGCCGCCTTCATCCACAGCGGGCAGGTCTGCTCCGCCGGCTCCCGGCTGATCATCGAGGAGTCGGTCCGCGACCGCTTCGTCACCGAACTCGCCCTGCGCGCCACGAGGATCCGCATCGGCCGCGGCACCGACGACGGTGTCGAATGCGGTCCTCTCGTCTCCGAGCAGCAGCTCGTCAGGACCGAGGAGTTCGTGGCCTCCGCGCTGAAGGAAGGTGCGGTGCTGCGGGCCGGTGGCGAGCGCCCCGAAGGCCCCGGGTACTTCTATCGGCCCACGGTTCTGGACCACTGCGACCGATCCATGCGCGTCGTGCGCGAGGAGATCTTCGGACCGGTCCTGACCGTCGAGACCTTCCGTACCGAGGACGAGGCCGTCGCTCTCGCGAACGACACCGAGTACGGACTCGCCGGCGCCGTGTGGACTGCGGACGCGGGCCGCGGACGCCGGGTCGCGGGCCGGCTGCGCCACGGCACCGTCTGGATCAACGACTTCCACCCCTACCTGCCGCAGGCGGAGTGGGGCGGCTTCGGGAAGTCTGGCATCGGCCGGGAGCTGGGCCCGACGGGCCTGGCCGAGTACCGCGAGGCCAAGCACATCTACCAAAACCTCGCCCCGCGCCCTGTGCGCTGGTTCGCGGGCTGA
- a CDS encoding GMC family oxidoreductase: MTDYDYVIVGGGTAGSVIASRLTENPDITVALIEGGPSDVGRDDVLTLRRWMGLLGGELDYDYPTTEQPRGNSNIRHSRARVLGGCSSHNTLIAFKPLPSDWDEWAETGAAGWDAASMDPYFHKLRNNIVPVDEADRNAIARDFVDAAQTTLGVPRVEGFNKEAFRDGVGFFDLAYHPENNKRSSASVAYLHPFLDRPNLHIALETWAFRLELEGTRATGVHVRTKDGTERVVRARREVVVCAGAVDTPRLLMHSGIGHREELEKLGIPVVHDLPGVGENLLDHPESVIVWETHGPIPENSAMDSDAGLFVRRDPNSQGPDLMFHFYQIPFTDNPERLGYERPAHGVSMTPNIPKPKSRGRLYLTSPDPEVKPALDFRYFTDEDDYDGRTLVDGIRIAREIAAQEPLAGWLKREVCPGPEITSDEDISEYARKVAHTVYHPAGTCRMGAADDELAVVEPDLRIRGLDGIRIADASVFPTMTTVNPMIGVLMVGEKCADLLGATPGGHA; encoded by the coding sequence ATGACCGACTACGACTACGTCATCGTCGGGGGCGGCACCGCAGGTTCGGTGATCGCCTCCCGGCTCACCGAGAACCCGGACATCACCGTTGCACTCATCGAGGGCGGACCGAGCGATGTGGGCCGGGACGACGTCCTGACTCTGCGCCGCTGGATGGGCCTCCTCGGCGGTGAGCTGGACTACGACTACCCCACCACCGAGCAGCCCCGCGGCAACTCGAACATCCGCCACAGCCGGGCCCGGGTGCTCGGCGGCTGTTCGTCCCACAACACCCTCATCGCCTTCAAGCCGCTGCCGTCCGACTGGGACGAGTGGGCCGAGACGGGCGCGGCCGGCTGGGACGCGGCGTCGATGGACCCGTACTTCCACAAGCTGCGCAACAACATCGTCCCCGTCGACGAGGCCGACCGGAACGCCATCGCCCGCGACTTCGTCGACGCGGCGCAGACCACGCTCGGGGTGCCGCGCGTCGAGGGCTTCAACAAGGAGGCCTTCCGGGACGGTGTCGGCTTCTTCGACCTCGCCTACCATCCCGAGAACAACAAGCGTTCCTCGGCGTCGGTGGCGTATCTGCACCCCTTCCTCGACCGCCCGAACCTCCACATCGCCCTGGAGACCTGGGCGTTCCGACTGGAGCTGGAAGGGACGCGTGCGACCGGCGTGCACGTGCGGACCAAGGACGGTACGGAGCGGGTCGTGCGGGCGCGGCGGGAAGTGGTGGTGTGCGCCGGTGCGGTGGACACCCCGCGGCTGCTGATGCACTCCGGCATCGGGCACCGCGAGGAGCTGGAGAAGCTCGGTATCCCCGTGGTGCACGACCTGCCGGGTGTTGGTGAGAACCTGCTCGACCATCCCGAGTCCGTCATCGTCTGGGAGACGCACGGGCCGATCCCCGAGAACTCAGCGATGGACAGCGACGCCGGGCTCTTCGTACGGCGGGATCCGAACAGCCAGGGCCCCGACCTGATGTTCCACTTCTACCAGATCCCGTTCACCGACAACCCCGAGCGCCTCGGCTATGAGCGGCCCGCGCACGGCGTGTCGATGACGCCGAACATCCCGAAGCCGAAGAGCCGCGGACGGCTGTACCTGACCAGCCCCGACCCCGAGGTCAAACCCGCACTCGACTTCCGGTACTTCACCGACGAGGACGACTACGACGGCCGCACGCTCGTCGACGGGATCAGGATCGCCCGCGAGATCGCAGCGCAGGAACCGCTGGCCGGCTGGCTGAAGCGCGAGGTCTGCCCGGGGCCCGAGATCACCTCCGACGAGGACATCAGCGAGTACGCGCGCAAGGTCGCGCACACCGTCTACCACCCGGCCGGAACCTGCCGCATGGGCGCGGCCGACGACGAACTCGCCGTCGTCGAGCCCGACCTGAGGATCCGGGGCCTCGACGGCATCCGGATAGCCGACGCGTCCGTCTTCCCGACGATGACGACCGTCAACCCGATGATCGGCGTGCTGATGGTCGGGGAGAAATGCGCAGATCTGCTCGGTGCCACTCCTGGGGGTCATGCCTGA
- a CDS encoding quaternary amine ABC transporter ATP-binding protein codes for MNTPQHVFSVRDLWKVFGPKADRVPGNAELGALTPAELCERTGCTAAVRDVSFDVRKGEVFVVMGLSGSGKSTLVRCLTRLIEPTSGEVTMDGEDVLSMDAGRLRELRRHRAAMVFQHFGLLPHRSVIDNVAYGLEIQGMGRARRRERAAEFIAKVGLDGMENRRPGQLSGGQQQRVGLARALAVDPEVLLFDEPFSALDPLIRRDMQEEVVRLHREEGRTMVFITHDLNEALKLGDRIALMRDGRIVQLGTPEEIVATPADDYVRDFVRDVPREQVVTVQTAMRPADGEESISGPALAPGTTVSDAIEAVVRTGKTARVVDDGRCLGVVDHACLLGVVAGIPAVKEAA; via the coding sequence ATGAACACGCCGCAGCACGTTTTCTCCGTACGCGACCTGTGGAAGGTGTTCGGTCCCAAGGCCGACCGCGTCCCCGGTAATGCTGAACTCGGTGCGCTCACCCCGGCCGAGCTGTGCGAGCGCACCGGCTGCACCGCAGCCGTGCGCGACGTCTCGTTCGACGTCCGCAAGGGCGAGGTGTTCGTCGTCATGGGCCTGTCCGGGTCCGGCAAGTCCACACTCGTGCGCTGCCTCACCCGGCTCATCGAGCCGACGTCCGGTGAGGTCACCATGGACGGCGAGGACGTGCTGTCGATGGACGCCGGCCGGCTGCGCGAACTGCGCCGCCACCGCGCCGCCATGGTCTTCCAGCACTTCGGCCTGCTGCCGCATCGCTCGGTCATCGACAACGTGGCCTACGGGCTCGAAATCCAGGGCATGGGCCGCGCGCGGCGGCGCGAGCGCGCGGCCGAGTTCATCGCCAAGGTCGGCCTCGACGGCATGGAGAACCGCCGTCCCGGACAGCTCTCCGGCGGTCAGCAGCAGCGGGTCGGACTTGCGCGTGCGCTCGCCGTCGACCCCGAAGTGCTGTTGTTCGACGAGCCGTTCAGTGCGCTCGACCCGCTGATCCGCCGCGACATGCAGGAGGAAGTCGTACGCCTGCACCGCGAGGAGGGTCGCACGATGGTCTTCATCACCCATGACCTGAACGAGGCGCTCAAGCTCGGCGACCGCATCGCGCTGATGCGCGACGGACGGATCGTGCAGCTGGGCACTCCGGAGGAGATCGTGGCGACGCCGGCCGACGACTACGTACGGGACTTCGTGCGCGACGTGCCACGTGAGCAGGTCGTGACGGTGCAGACAGCCATGCGTCCCGCCGACGGCGAGGAGAGCATCTCGGGCCCGGCCCTTGCACCCGGTACCACGGTCTCCGATGCGATCGAGGCGGTCGTCCGCACCGGCAAGACCGCACGCGTGGTCGACGACGGCCGCTGCCTGGGCGTGGTCGACCACGCCTGCCTGCTCGGCGTCGTAGCCGGGATACCGGCCGTGAAGGAGGCCGCGTGA
- a CDS encoding tetratricopeptide repeat protein — translation MEGGSGTRFGRTLRELRQGRGLTLEELAEASGVSGRAIGDMERGRSLRPHRRTVTALAQGLQLDEAAHAELLTVARGARPGKRSPGSDGASPERQETGLEVPETLVRPAQLPSGLAVFAGRQAELGRLRDIAGEVTPAASTTVLLSGMAGVGKTTLAVHWAHTVADRFPDGQFYVDLRGFDTARTAMTPVEALSGLLEAWGLPAHRIPTGMDALAGLFRSLLVGRRVLVLLENASATEQVRPLMPSSPGSLALVTSRNTLPGLIATGARPLRLEPPSRTDAHAVLALRTGTERLSAEPEAANDIIEQCGRLPLALALVAARVQNNWDFALSAVAAELRSSQDNLDAFSDARTAFACSYRLLSPESARVFRLLSLHPGPDIAVQTAAALASCTIRTARTALGELADANLVMERVPGRYGLHDLLRLFATELTEIRDSPAERRAAQHRMFDHYLHSAYAADQVLSSNVNPLRLAPPQPDALPETFTNDSEALAWFTAERGALMAAVTEAMQTTFLTHAWQLPCCMHMFLDRQGHWQDVVASQRTGVDAARQDGDLLGEITTLRKLARALTELNQHEASSSHLKRAFEVAAELGDPAEQAHTHSNMNWFLHQQGRYGEALDHASEALRLFRSIDLRSFEAMQLNAIGMLHTELGNYEEAAARSKESICLTREDGDSFHEACAWDTLASAHYGLGEFEEAICCARRVLDMLPKGGDVYTEAVVQERLGDAYAAVGDQNAAHTSWHRAADLFGQVERPEEGQVRAKLEASTTPPER, via the coding sequence GTGGAAGGCGGGAGCGGCACGCGGTTCGGGCGGACGTTGCGTGAGCTGCGGCAGGGCCGGGGCTTGACGCTTGAGGAGCTGGCCGAGGCGTCGGGTGTGTCGGGGCGCGCGATAGGTGATATGGAGCGGGGGCGTAGTCTGCGTCCGCATCGTAGGACGGTCACCGCGCTCGCGCAGGGTCTGCAGTTGGACGAAGCGGCGCATGCCGAACTGCTGACGGTTGCCCGTGGCGCGCGTCCGGGCAAGAGGTCTCCCGGTTCCGACGGGGCGTCGCCCGAACGCCAGGAGACAGGGCTGGAGGTCCCGGAAACTCTCGTCCGGCCCGCCCAGCTGCCCTCCGGTCTGGCGGTCTTCGCCGGCAGGCAGGCCGAACTCGGCCGTCTGCGAGACATCGCTGGCGAGGTGACGCCCGCAGCGTCCACGACTGTGCTGCTCAGTGGGATGGCGGGGGTGGGGAAGACCACGTTGGCGGTGCACTGGGCCCACACGGTGGCCGACCGGTTTCCGGACGGTCAGTTCTACGTGGACCTGCGCGGGTTCGATACTGCGAGGACGGCCATGACCCCCGTCGAGGCGCTCAGCGGCCTGCTGGAGGCATGGGGACTGCCAGCGCACCGCATACCGACCGGCATGGACGCACTCGCGGGTCTGTTCCGCAGTCTGCTGGTCGGCCGCCGGGTCCTCGTGCTCCTGGAGAATGCGAGCGCCACCGAGCAGGTACGTCCGCTGATGCCCTCCTCACCCGGCTCCCTGGCCCTGGTCACCAGCCGCAACACCCTGCCTGGCCTGATCGCCACCGGGGCCCGCCCGCTGCGCCTGGAGCCGCCCTCCCGCACGGACGCCCACGCGGTGCTGGCCCTGCGGACAGGCACCGAGCGCCTGTCCGCCGAACCGGAGGCCGCCAACGACATCATCGAGCAGTGCGGACGTCTTCCCCTGGCTCTGGCTCTTGTGGCCGCCCGCGTCCAGAACAACTGGGATTTCGCTCTGTCGGCCGTCGCCGCCGAACTCCGCTCGTCCCAGGACAACCTGGACGCCTTCTCCGACGCCCGCACCGCCTTCGCCTGTTCCTACCGGCTCCTGTCGCCCGAAAGTGCACGGGTCTTCCGGCTCCTGTCGCTGCACCCGGGGCCCGACATCGCGGTGCAGACAGCCGCCGCTCTCGCCTCCTGCACGATTCGGACAGCGCGCACGGCACTGGGTGAACTCGCCGACGCGAACCTTGTCATGGAACGCGTACCGGGCCGGTACGGGCTGCACGACCTGTTGCGCCTCTTCGCCACCGAACTCACCGAGATCCGCGACTCCCCAGCCGAACGCCGTGCCGCTCAGCACAGGATGTTCGACCACTATCTGCACAGCGCGTATGCCGCAGATCAAGTACTGAGCTCGAACGTGAATCCCCTGCGGCTCGCTCCGCCCCAGCCTGACGCACTTCCAGAAACGTTCACCAACGACAGCGAGGCCCTGGCCTGGTTCACCGCGGAACGGGGCGCGCTGATGGCAGCCGTCACCGAGGCCATGCAGACGACGTTCCTCACCCACGCATGGCAACTTCCCTGCTGCATGCATATGTTCCTCGATCGGCAGGGACACTGGCAGGACGTTGTGGCATCCCAACGCACTGGTGTGGATGCCGCACGGCAGGACGGAGACCTGCTCGGAGAAATCACCACCCTCCGTAAACTGGCTCGCGCGCTCACTGAACTCAACCAGCACGAGGCGTCCAGCAGCCACCTCAAGCGTGCTTTCGAGGTAGCTGCGGAACTCGGCGATCCCGCGGAACAGGCTCACACACATTCGAACATGAACTGGTTCCTGCACCAACAGGGGAGATACGGTGAAGCACTGGACCACGCTTCTGAAGCGCTGCGCCTTTTCCGCAGCATCGACCTTCGTTCCTTCGAGGCTATGCAACTGAACGCCATTGGCATGCTGCACACCGAACTCGGAAATTACGAGGAGGCCGCCGCGCGTTCCAAAGAGTCCATTTGCCTGACGCGAGAGGACGGCGACTCGTTTCACGAGGCCTGCGCCTGGGACACTCTCGCCAGCGCACACTACGGGCTGGGCGAATTCGAGGAAGCGATCTGCTGCGCCCGCCGGGTTCTTGACATGTTGCCGAAGGGAGGTGATGTGTACACCGAGGCAGTCGTCCAGGAACGGCTCGGTGACGCATACGCCGCCGTCGGCGACCAGAACGCAGCCCACACCTCGTGGCATCGCGCGGCCGACCTGTTCGGGCAAGTCGAACGGCCGGAAGAGGGACAGGTGAGAGCCAAGTTGGAGGCGTCCACCACTCCTCCTGAAAGATAG
- a CDS encoding ABC transporter substrate-binding protein, whose translation MARLRTPLIALACAAGLVAVAGCGAADMTRQPSPFANAQGAKTVTLSVQSWVGAQANTAVAEYLLEHELGYRVDTVQIDEVPAWDALSQGRVDAILEDWGHPDQEARYVKDKKTITPGGDLGVTGHIGWFVPTYFAKAHPDVTDWKNLNKYADQFRTAESGGKGQLLDGSPSYVTNDKALVQNLGLDYQVVFSGSEAAQITQIKQFAKEKKPFLTYWYKPQWLFEKVPMTEIELPPYKDGCDADAEKVECAYPHTPLKKYLNARFAGNGGKAAQFLKNFSWGTEEQNEVALMIADQKLSPQEAAKKWVDKNESTWRAWLPK comes from the coding sequence ATGGCTCGTCTGCGCACACCTCTGATCGCGCTCGCCTGCGCCGCCGGTCTCGTCGCCGTTGCCGGCTGCGGGGCAGCGGACATGACGCGCCAGCCCTCTCCGTTCGCCAACGCGCAGGGCGCCAAGACCGTGACGCTCTCGGTCCAGTCATGGGTCGGCGCCCAGGCGAACACCGCCGTGGCCGAGTACCTTCTCGAACACGAGCTGGGCTACCGCGTCGACACCGTTCAGATCGACGAGGTGCCCGCCTGGGACGCCCTCAGCCAAGGCCGGGTGGACGCCATCCTGGAGGACTGGGGCCATCCGGACCAGGAGGCCCGGTACGTCAAGGACAAGAAGACGATCACGCCCGGCGGGGACCTCGGGGTCACCGGCCACATCGGCTGGTTCGTCCCCACGTACTTCGCCAAGGCGCACCCCGACGTCACCGACTGGAAGAACCTCAACAAGTACGCCGACCAGTTCCGCACCGCCGAGAGCGGCGGCAAGGGCCAGTTGCTGGACGGCTCTCCGTCGTACGTCACCAACGACAAGGCGCTCGTGCAGAACCTCGGCCTGGACTATCAGGTCGTGTTCTCGGGCTCCGAGGCGGCGCAGATCACCCAGATCAAGCAGTTCGCCAAGGAGAAGAAGCCGTTCCTCACCTACTGGTACAAGCCGCAGTGGCTGTTCGAGAAGGTACCGATGACGGAGATCGAACTGCCTCCGTACAAGGATGGTTGCGACGCCGACGCAGAGAAGGTCGAGTGCGCCTATCCGCACACGCCGCTGAAGAAGTACCTCAACGCGCGCTTCGCCGGCAACGGCGGCAAGGCGGCTCAGTTCCTCAAGAACTTCTCCTGGGGCACCGAGGAGCAGAACGAGGTGGCTCTGATGATCGCCGATCAGAAGCTCTCACCTCAGGAGGCGGCAAAGAAGTGGGTCGACAAGAACGAGTCGACGTGGCGCGCCTGGCTGCCCAAGTGA
- a CDS encoding SsgA family sporulation/cell division regulator codes for MPLPAELHYDMTDPYAVRLSLGAPEARPVNWVFARTLLAEGLRRPTGVGDVLVFPRHGCRPHSMCIVLRSAAGAALVEIADSEVATFLSKTFMLVPSGTESLHIDLDRTVVELTSRGE; via the coding sequence GTGCCGCTGCCCGCGGAGTTGCACTACGACATGACCGACCCCTATGCAGTACGCCTTTCCCTCGGTGCACCGGAAGCGAGGCCCGTCAACTGGGTGTTCGCCCGCACACTGCTCGCAGAGGGCCTGCGCCGGCCGACCGGTGTGGGTGACGTGCTTGTCTTTCCCAGGCACGGATGCCGTCCGCACTCTATGTGCATTGTTCTAAGATCCGCCGCGGGAGCGGCGCTGGTCGAGATCGCCGATTCCGAAGTCGCCACGTTCCTGTCGAAAACCTTCATGCTGGTGCCCTCCGGGACGGAGAGTCTCCACATTGACCTCGACCGTACCGTGGTCGAGCTCACGAGCAGGGGTGAATGA
- a CDS encoding ABC transporter permease produces MTATITTARTTGLDASTPASSFARHRTGVVLVGTLALLILGAFLIGGGTWPESLTVDLTGPLGDVSDWIIDNRDTHPLFLYFFGHISNAVVLSVRGVYLVLLAAGWAGVTAAAGLIAWRVAGVRLALTAVAAFILCALLGMWVPTMQTLALMVVAVLASVILGAVLGLAAGLSDRVFRSLRPVLDTMQVMPAFAYLLPVVLVFGIGVPAAVLATVVYAAPPMARLTALGLRDADAGVMEAAASLGATGRQRLLTARLPLARKELLLGLNQTIMMALSMAVIASVIGAGGLGDRVYQALASVDVGAALAAGIPIVLLAVVLDRVTAAAGNRIGTAPQAGPAWSGWAVVVAGTVVAAVVARLASKPTWPDAWTVGIAEPVNEAVGWMTDHLYSGVPVIGGTADWAAHFTTWILDPVRDGLQWLPWWALLLLVAVLAMVIGTWRTTLTAVLAMAAIGVLGVWDPALNTLSQVLAGVAVTLVIGFAVGIAASRSERVERLLRPVLDVFQTMPQFVYLIPVVALFGVGRAPAVAAAVIYALPAVVRITTQGMHSVDPVVMESSRSLGATRMQQLRKVQLPLARPALLLAVNQGVVLVLAVVVIGGLVGGGALGYDVVFGLAQGDLATGLVAGAAIVCLGLMLDRVTQPTQRRTEKGA; encoded by the coding sequence ATGACCGCCACTATCACCACTGCGCGCACCACCGGGCTGGACGCCTCCACGCCGGCCTCCTCCTTCGCGCGGCACCGCACCGGCGTCGTGCTGGTCGGCACCCTGGCACTGCTGATACTCGGCGCCTTCCTCATCGGCGGCGGGACATGGCCAGAGAGCCTCACCGTCGATCTGACCGGTCCGCTCGGGGACGTCAGCGACTGGATCATCGACAACCGCGACACCCACCCGCTGTTCCTCTACTTCTTCGGGCACATCAGCAACGCCGTCGTGCTGTCCGTACGCGGCGTCTACCTGGTCCTGCTCGCCGCCGGCTGGGCCGGTGTCACGGCCGCAGCCGGTCTGATCGCCTGGCGGGTCGCAGGCGTCCGGCTCGCACTCACCGCCGTCGCCGCGTTCATCCTCTGCGCACTGCTCGGCATGTGGGTGCCCACGATGCAGACCCTCGCGCTGATGGTCGTCGCCGTCCTGGCCTCCGTGATCCTCGGAGCAGTGCTCGGCCTGGCCGCCGGTCTGTCCGACCGCGTCTTCCGCTCGCTGCGCCCGGTACTCGACACCATGCAGGTCATGCCGGCCTTCGCGTATCTGCTGCCGGTCGTGCTGGTCTTCGGCATCGGTGTGCCTGCCGCCGTCCTCGCGACCGTCGTCTACGCGGCACCTCCGATGGCCCGGCTGACCGCGCTCGGACTGCGCGACGCCGACGCCGGCGTCATGGAGGCCGCGGCCTCGCTCGGCGCGACGGGACGGCAGCGGCTCCTCACCGCCCGGCTTCCGCTCGCCCGCAAGGAACTGCTGCTCGGCCTCAACCAGACGATCATGATGGCCCTGTCGATGGCCGTCATCGCCTCCGTGATCGGCGCGGGCGGCCTCGGTGACCGCGTCTACCAGGCCCTCGCCTCCGTCGACGTCGGCGCCGCGCTCGCCGCCGGCATTCCGATCGTGCTGCTCGCCGTCGTCCTCGACCGGGTCACCGCCGCGGCCGGCAACCGCATCGGCACCGCCCCGCAGGCCGGGCCCGCCTGGTCCGGCTGGGCCGTCGTGGTGGCCGGCACGGTTGTCGCCGCCGTCGTGGCACGGCTCGCCTCCAAGCCGACCTGGCCCGATGCCTGGACCGTCGGCATCGCCGAGCCGGTCAACGAGGCCGTCGGCTGGATGACCGACCACCTCTACTCCGGCGTGCCCGTCATCGGCGGCACGGCGGACTGGGCCGCCCACTTCACCACCTGGATCCTCGATCCGGTACGCGACGGGCTCCAGTGGCTGCCCTGGTGGGCACTGCTCCTGCTGGTCGCCGTACTCGCCATGGTGATCGGCACATGGCGCACCACGCTGACCGCCGTCCTCGCGATGGCCGCCATCGGCGTGCTCGGCGTCTGGGACCCGGCGCTCAACACGCTCTCCCAGGTGCTGGCCGGCGTCGCCGTCACCCTGGTGATCGGTTTCGCCGTCGGTATCGCCGCCTCCCGGAGCGAGCGGGTGGAACGCCTGCTGCGTCCGGTGCTCGACGTGTTCCAGACGATGCCGCAGTTCGTGTACCTCATCCCTGTGGTCGCTCTGTTCGGCGTCGGCCGCGCACCGGCGGTGGCCGCCGCCGTCATCTACGCGCTGCCCGCCGTCGTCCGCATCACCACGCAGGGAATGCACAGCGTCGACCCCGTCGTCATGGAGTCGTCGCGTTCGCTCGGTGCCACACGGATGCAGCAGCTGCGCAAGGTCCAGCTGCCGTTGGCCCGCCCGGCACTGCTGCTCGCCGTCAACCAGGGAGTCGTCCTCGTACTCGCCGTCGTCGTCATCGGCGGTCTCGTCGGCGGAGGTGCTCTCGGCTACGACGTCGTGTTCGGCCTCGCCCAGGGCGACCTCGCGACCGGTCTGGTCGCAGGTGCCGCGATCGTCTGCCTCGGCCTGATGCTCGACCGTGTCACACAGCCGACACAGCGCCGCACCGAAAAGGGGGCCTGA